AAGTTTGCTTATATACACATTGAAATTTTCATTAACGAAGTTggaaatttttcaaaaagtaTCCACGTTTTTATTAAGTTTTCACTACAGTGTTTTCTGCTCCATACTACAAAGTACAAATAAATAAAcgtttttttttaccaaaactAAGCTTCATTAGTTTATTAAAACTGTTTAGTTGCATATTGAGGAAATATAAAATTCCAGATGGATTAAGTGTAATATGTAATTGTATTGTCTTTTTAGGGACTTTGTTAATTTATGTATAGCGAAATAGTTATTTCAAGATACATGCCTATTGAAaatgttctttcttttttcagATAAAATGGAATTAGTTTTAGTGTTTAGGATTTTTTGAGTAGTACTTAACTAAATACAAGAATGAAAAACAcatgagaaaaaataaagaataattccTTAGTTATTGCAATCAATTTTTATCAAAAGAAGTCAAAtacaagaaatttaatttccCTAATTATTCCCCGATCAAATTTCCCCTTAAACTGAGAATAAACAATTTGCCATCAATTTGCACTTTTTTTGACCATAGATGATGTGAACGAGACAGAAATTGATAGCAGGCTTTGGACTTTATtctacaaattttttttataatcaattttaggACATAAACTACTATTTTTCGTCTTTGCTGTAATTCACGTGTTTGCACAAGTCCAATAGAGCGATTGGAAAGTCCTTTAGTCTTCCTTTTTTACAAAAATGTGATCTCTTGAATTCCATTGAGAAAAGCTATGTTTATTAATCGATTCCTAATTAATTACATCACTATTTATGTATGCCGGAGAGtggaaattaaatttaaacataTTTTGTCTCGTCGTGACATAAAGGAAGTATGGAAAAGATAAATGTGAACTATTTCTACATATAATGcccttaattttttaattggaCCGAACCAGTTTTATATTGACCAGCTTTATAATTTATGTTGTTACTTACTAAATTACCTCTATAATGTTTTTATTATATACTAATGATAAAAGAAACATTAATCTCGATGTAAATCTCCAAATTAAGATATCCATATCTAAATACTCCTACTCCATCAATTAATCTTTTAAAGATCcaactttttttctctccttcaaatatttattaatatcacttttagttttttttaattattcctTAGTCTATTCTTTGATCTTAATATTTGAATATCTCAATAAATTAAGTTGTCGTATCTTATTCTCCTATTCCTACTCATGATTATATGAATCTcatcaaattaaattacatattGCAATCTTGATACTTCTTAGGTAAATTATTAATTGTATATCAGTTGTCATATCTAATTCTCCTATTCCTACTCATCGATtagaattattaattatatatctaattaaatctcCTATTCCTACTCCATCAAATTAAATCAATCTAATTCTAAATATCTTATTCATACTCTTTcgattaaaaaaatctaaatttagtATATCTAGTCCTAAAACAAACATAAATCTTGATATTTAAATATCTCCACATCTAATACTCCTACTCCATGGAGTTGCCACTAATTTTGTGATCAAAACTCCACATTTAATACTCCTACTCCATAGTTAGAGATGGCAAGAAACTTGAGCAACATCCATGGCTAACCCTAATGATATTATGTACAACATATTTAGATCCGAGGATGAAGACGAGATAATGAGTTCAAATGAGCCGAACAATGATCTGAGTtcgaattttgattttgaaaatttgcatgGAGATGATACACACAACGAGATACTTCGAGAAAGTATTTAccaaatttattactccataatcTATACGTATAAATTACCCACtctgttatttatttatttttatttccttttcagatgataattgttttttatttttaagtttaAAATAGTTGAAACGAAAATGATGTGCGTTAGACTTTATTGTTGTGTTTTTTCTTGTGTGGTTAAAAGGATGGTATAAATTAGATATTGATAGTATAAATGCATAAAGTTATCAGAAAccatattatattaattttgttgTACGTAGATACATGcacaatttataattttatattaacacACATTTGATTGAGCTACTTCGAGAAGGTCTCAACTCGGGCACGGTGTTTGATTATGCAAAAAGACTCTATGAGGCGTATAATTCATTTGCAAAAAAGCAAGGTTTCTGATTTTTAGAAGTAATACTGTAAGTATCTTGTGTTGTCATATGATCGGGCTGGGAAGTCGGCAAGAAACATACAAAAAGAATAGCATTGATGTGTGCATCACAACCTATTCTTTTTATACGTTTCTTGCAAGCCGACTTCCCAGCTCGATCACATGACAACACAAGATACTTACCAGTATTACTTGTAAAAATTACGCAAAACCTTGCTTTTTTGCAAATGAATTGTACGCCTCATACGTCTTTTTGCATAATCAAACACCATGCCCGATTTAGGACCATCTCAAAGTAGCTCATCAAATGTGTGTTCATATGAATTGTGCATATCATCTACGtacaacaaaattaaattaatataatatgatttctaataactcTATGCTTTTATACTATCAATATCTAATTTACACCTTCATTTTAACAATACAAGAAAAGTTACAACAATCAAGTCTAGGGGTCACATGATTTTCTTTTTGACATTTtaaacttaaaaataaaaacatctaACGTATGAAAggcaataaaaagaaaataaaaaaaaacgagGATAATTTATCGTATAaattatggagtaataaatttggTAAATATCTTCTCGTAGTACCTCGTTGTGTATATCATCTCcatgcaaattttcaaaatcaaaattcaaactCAGATCATTGTTCGGCTCATTTGAACTCATTGTttcatcttcatcatcgaaTCCAAATATTAGCCATGAATAGGAGATTTAGAATTGGATTGATATAATTTGATGTAGTAGGAATAGGAGATTTAATTAGAAGTATAATTAATCATTCACCCGGGAATATCAAGATTGtaatatgtaatttaatttgatgAGATTCATAGGATCGGACTAATAAATATTTGAGGGAGCAAAAAAAGGTGGAACTTTCAAAGATTAATCGATGGAGTAGGAGTGTATTTAGATATGGAGATTTTAATTTGAAGATTTATATCAAGATTAATGTTTTTTtactattaaaatatattctttcCGTCCTATAGTAGGAGTCACATTGATTTGAGCgcgattttaaaaaatgtaaaaaatagtgaattggaaaagttagtgtaaTAAGGTGtcaacttttttatattgattttatcaAAGAATGTGAGCGtagtaagttagtggaatacgagacctacttaccatttatgataaaagtaaaatgtgactcttattatgggatagaccgaaatgacaaaatatgactcttattgtagaATGAAAATAgtgataaaaatataataagagTAATTTAATTCATaagtaaataatataaataataataaaactggTAAATATAAAACTGATTCGCTCCGATTAAAAAGTTATGTACCTTTATCCATTTcctaatatttatgttttattggTGGACACGTAATCGAATAGGTAAAATATCGGAATCACATGTCCTAATGATCGTAATTAATTCAATATAACTATGATGAAGACATTTCTGATTAAATCTCCTCATTAACATTGTTAAGTTTCAACTTCACCGGTTATTAATTAGTCAATTTAATTCGAGTAAACATTGAAAGATGTAGTAATAATTTTGACTATATAAATCAGAAAAATAATTGTGTATTGGTCACATAGTTTATCATGATGcaatttactaaaaatatataaaatcaataaaatgttCTAGAATCTTAATGTTCGAAATTCAAAGGTTTACAATTCATCTTCCTGCAACTTGCTTagtaatatttcattttattaaatgcaattaaCAAATTACTTGAGGAATAATGACTGCAAATTTCTTTTCGTCCTTGCTTCTACGAACCAATATTTTAGTTTGACCGAAATCAATTTTAGAATGTTAGTAGTATCTCTTTAATTTCATAGGTTGACAACAAAATTGACCTCAACAACCTCCCGAATGTTCTAATATCATCATGTTATGAAATGAATTGAAAATGCGAAATTTCAAGAAGAATAACACTATTATTCTTAATTAAAATTCCTAAAtgtggatgggaagaaataatagGAAAATGGGTTTAGTTTATGAGTTTTGACAATTTTAATTTTGCTGGAATATGTGGATGCTCATGTTGAGATTtgacaattttaattttgtttgaacTTTGAACTCAAATTAAAAGAAGTTAGATAAGGACTGCACAAAATGGAGACTAGAGTTGTCAAGTGGTCCGGGCTCGCTGAGGCCGGCCTATATTGAGACCCAGCCCGGCCCAGGTCCATATCTGACGCGGGTTGGATTGGGCCGggcttttttttaaattttgcttAGCCAGCCCGGGCcggacttttttttaattttttgtttatgtattttaaagATATCATAAATGTATtatatgcaaaaataaaatatataaattatatttatatctcattaactaaatctaaatttaaataatgtgtttaagtgtattttattgactttgtattaacaatatttttcatgctatttattctttttaaaagAAAGTGTATAACTAAATGAATAACTAATATTGTTAGTTTTGTTAGTAGATGGCGACACATAAGTTGATgttgcatttttttaaaactacaaGTATATGAACTAACTAACAAATTTAAAGAATTCTATAATTATTCATCAAATATCAAGGTATTCTTAAAGTTAAACTTCAGACCCATCTTTTCTGCctcttaaacaaaaatataataaaaaaattagatgtAGTCAAAATAGAATGTTGCAATCATGATTTACTTGGAAACTTATGttgatattaaattattattgtttGAATCTATTCGGAGACACCAAAAAAATTGGAATAATAGACAAAATTAACATGTCTCGTGCACAAGATGACATGCataaatagagaaatatactattattagtGATTAATCacctaattatatttaaaaatactaATTATAGATGGTGGGCGGCACGGGCCCGGGCTGGTCCTGGGCTTGGGCTGGGCTTCAGATGGTCCTGGGTCTGGCCGTCTGGGTTTACAAAATGGCCCAATTGGAGCCCATCTCAACTAATGAGCCCAGGCCATGCCAGCTTCGTTTCACTGAGTGAGAAATAAATtcgattataataataatttcgaCCACCAAAACTCTTTGTCCATAGCcacttgaaaaaaaaatactactacattTTAGATAGAAATATAACAAAcgcaaattatatatattatatcaaTTCTAAGTTATGATCTGTATAAttagatttcaaaattttatagtatcaacaaatgacaaataatgATGTCAATGGAAATTGTCAGCACAACATCAATACTATCAATCAATTAATATTGTGTTAATATTTTCTGTTAACGTCGGTATTTGTTAGTATTTATCATCTGTAGACTTCAATTCTAAAATATAATGATCTAGCTTGGAGTAAGATCAGGTTGGATTTTATCAATATTCTATTTAGATATGGCCGTTTTTAATGTATCCAACATTTATGCGCATTAAGCTCGTAaaatacatactccctccgtccctattaattgtcactcttttccatttcgatcCGTCTATCAATAATTATCAaacttcatttttatcataaatggtaagtatgtctcatattccactaactcacttcactcacattttattataaaaccaatataaaaaagtgggtctcatattccactaacttttcaaataaacttttctttacatttcttaaaacccgtgcccagtcaaagagtgacaattaatcggggacggagggagtatttaatagtattattaaattctttttatACATTTAGTTGATTCTAATACAATAAAAAtagtttttaaattaattttatttaccaTTTCAAATAAATgcgttagagcatccacaacgcgcGCCGCCCGCGTTCCGCGTTTCGTGCCGGAGGAACGAAACAGGCGGGCGACGCGTTGCGGACATGCGttccgtgcccatgccgtgCCGTGTGCCGTCGTTGCGAGACGCAGCACGGCCTGCGTCtaccacgcgcttcggcgacgtggcgcgcccctgcgtcgtgcgtgaagcccactcgccggcccgcgagtgggcgtcgtcatttatgacgcaataaatcttttttttaaaatttgaatttataaaaaaaatgtgtaaatggaaatattaccgttttatatccattttttctttttttttatttttttactctataaaacTCCTAATTcattctcatttcacacacaactacacatctattcttcctaaaatcaacttcatttcctctccaattttcatctaacatctcatcaaaaaatatccggcgacggaaactccggcggtggcggctccggcgggtgggatgcatacgctcgaccctccgccccgcggtattcgcagggattatcccagattcgggaggatttcccgttgaacccactctgggaggaggccgagccgggcgaggaggaggagggggaggaggccgggcggtggaagctccaggacGGAGTCggaggcgggcgaggaggaggaggaggaagaagaggaggatctaggccggcatccgtacaacaacaacgaaacgatggcggtgtacaacgcctggatcgccgtctcgtacgatcccatcgtcgggaatcaacaagcccACAAgcgcttctgggaaaaggtcaccgagatctaccaccagattaagccgaaaggCTCCTGGAAGCGCACATATACAgtgctccgctctcactttggccgagtcgacaaacaggtcaaaaaattctgcggcacctactcgaccgaagcggcgcactaccaaagcggagcttcgggagccgacattctgagggcggctttgcgcgtttacaaccaggacaccggcaaacaattcagatttgttgatgtttggcagactgtcaaggacgaggaacggtgggccggcggtgtccgctccagctcgagctcaacctcaaagcgcacaaAGCACATGACGAGtgaccaatactcgtctggtgacaccggtgagggcaGGGGCAGACAAGAGGGTGCAccgcaggagtttgcgggtacggccgGGGATGACGGGGGATCCAGTCGTgcgcgccgtcggccgcaaaggacgaaggcggcgaagacggctagagagaggaagggccgaggcgaatcaagccaggcgggatcggggggaggctcgaacacccttatggcggtgtacatgaccgccacaatggcggacacttcccgcttctcgccctcccaatacgcggcctggtggaacggaattgtgcatatggcagcacaacttggccttccgactccccctccacctcgaccgccttccggggatgattcgccggcggggtagtttttttattttctttaaatttatattttaaattatgcaacgtttaatttttaggattttaattgtgtgttttttattttttagaattttaagttgtaatttttttatgttgtgtgtttataatgaagtgtgtttgttttaattgaattgggttggaaataaaaataaaaaatgaaattgaatgaatagtaatttaaggaacggttaagaaaCGGAGGGTGGCAGGTTTTGTTacttagttaagaaatgtagttAAAAAGTATGAGACCcgtaaatagtagtttaaggaacggttaaggaactgTGGAAGAACGTACCAGTTCTCTTCTACAAAATCATACTGTAAAACTCATCATTTCTCTATagataaaaaataacacttCTGTCTTTACAACTTCTTCAAATCCCAAAGCAATATTGCTAATCCAACTAGATTTGTTGATTACATGCTGCATTGATGCATAAACTATCATGGATCGCCGTTGCCATCATCCATATCctccccttctctctctccgacCCACGAATTTATGAGGCCGGCTTATTCTGCAGCGTCGAGCGGCCGCCGCCCAACGCCAGCGCCTCCTTCATCCCGCTCTTCACCAGCGCGATGGAGACCATCCCGCAGCAAGTCGCAGCCAGAAACTGGGGCAGCTACATCTTCAACTCCACCAACGCATCCATCTACACCCTCGCGCAGTGCCACGCCGACCTCTCGCGCGACGACTGCCTCCAGTGCTACGCCACCAGCCGCACGCGCCTCCCCCGCTGCGTCCCCGCCTTCGGAGGCCGGATCTTCCTCGACGGCTGCTTCCTCCGCTACGACAGCTACGCGTTCTTCGCCGAGAGCGTCGATCCTGACTCCGACGCCGTCAATTGCACCTCCACGGCGCCGAATTCCGCGCTGCCGGAGGCGGAGTTCAGGAGGAGCGTTTTGGAGGTGATCGACAACGTCACGGCCGGCGGGAGGTCCGCGACGGCGGGGATCGGCGGCGCGTTTGGATTGGCGGAGTGCTGGAACAGCGTCGGCGCGGAGGGGTGTAGGGCGTGTTTGGCGAAGGCGAATTCGGAAATTAGGCGGTGTTTGCCTAGCAGCGAAGGCCGCGCGTTGAATGCTGGCTGCTATTTGCGCTATTCTACGCAGAAATTCTACAATCAGTCTACTGCATCAAATCGTGATTCCGGTGTGTTGTTTTAAGCTTAATAAGAATCGAATAATTTTTCAGATATGCTTCAAAtcgagctcaatgttcactaAATTTAATCTAATTTCATATCTCGGCACCTCTATAAACTGTTGCAATACTCATGTTGAAAAATTGGTGATATTGTTACAATAATTGACCTAATTTGGAAGTTCATGATATTTTAGCAATTAACCTAATTTTATGTTCTCGTATTAAGATTGGGAAGATGATTATGGAGTTTTCTGTGTGTTTTAATACTGTTTGAGTTTCTAATTTGTCTTTTTATGCTCATTTTACTTTCAATTCTTTGTATCGATTAGTTTTTGACGATTGGCTGATACAGTAACAGTTTCTTCTGTCCTCTTTTGATCAACTGCTTTATTTTATATACAAAGCGTGATGATCTGTGAATGAATCTTGTTCTTATTTGGCGGCTTTGGAAAGGTTGATTTCTTGACTTGTAGCATTGTAGAGTGATTACTTGGTAAAAAAGTGATTCATTCATGACAAATGTTTGATCCATTGTATTGAAACAGTTTAGTCAATgtttgattctgaaaattttaGGTGTTTCTAGAAGAGGTGTGATTGTCGCCGTTGTTTGCTCTGTACTTGCTTTCTGTATGCTCTGCCTCTTTGGTGGTCACGCCGCGTATCGGAGATGGGAGAGACGAAAACAAGGTATTTTAACGCGATATGGGTAGTTAGAAGATACGATGTTTGGAGTGGAAGAGTTGTTCATCTTGATAATATTTCATTCGTGCTAAATACAGAGCGTTATAATCTTGGCAAGATTTCATATTCCTACCACAAGTCAAGTTTGAACTTCAAATACGAGACCCTTGAGAAGGCGACCGACTATTTTGACCCGTTGAGGAAACTGGGGCAGGGAGGGGCGGGCTCTGTGTACAGAGGGACCCTCCCAAACGGGGAGACCGTGGCTGTGAAGCGGCTCTTCTTCAGCACGAGGCAGTGGGTTGATGAGTTCTTCAATGAAGTGAACCTCATCAGTGGAATCGGGCACAAGAATCTTGTGAAGCTTATTGGCTGCAGCA
This DNA window, taken from Salvia splendens isolate huo1 chromosome 18, SspV2, whole genome shotgun sequence, encodes the following:
- the LOC121776243 gene encoding cysteine-rich receptor-like protein kinase 42 → MHKLSWIAVAIIHILPFSLSDPRIYEAGLFCSVERPPPNASASFIPLFTSAMETIPQQVAARNWGSYIFNSTNASIYTLAQCHADLSRDDCLQCYATSRTRLPRCVPAFGGRIFLDGCFLRYDSYAFFAESVDPDSDAVNCTSTAPNSALPEAEFRRSVLEVIDNVTAGGRSATAGIGGAFGLAECWNSVGAEGCRACLAKANSEIRRCLPSSEGRALNAGCYLRYSTQKFYNQSTASNRDSGVSRRGVIVAVVCSVLAFCMLCLFGGHAAYRRWERRKQERYNLGKISYSYHKSSLNFKYETLEKATDYFDPLRKLGQGGAGSVYRGTLPNGETVAVKRLFFSTRQWVDEFFNEVNLISGIGHKNLVKLIGCSIEGPESLLVYEYVPNQSLEVCLFDKNRAKIMNWKERYNIVVGTAEGIAFLHEGTELRIIHRDIKGSNILLDENFDAKIADFGLARNFAADKTHLSTGIAGTLGYMAPEYIVKGQLTEKADVYSYGVLVLEIVCGRKNNAFVEDSGSLLQTVWKLFKTDRLAETVDPSLKGDFPPAEASKVLKIGLLCAQASVAQRPSMVDVVRMLTDENCEIPEPNQPPFLNTSALSGSTTRSSYSVNSSTSYPITRPETSHPSSESFSIQSSEGRRSRSDGMRLI